The region TCAGTTTTATGAGATGCTCTCCCCAGCTTTTATTTTAAGAAAAGCTTGatctttttttaatgttaattttTTCATCCAGATCTTTATAGTTCTGATAATGGTTTGAGGTACATGATAGAAACATGATGGTCCATTCTGACAAACTTCTGCCTTAGCATAGACCTTGCTCAAATTACCCTTTTGAAAGTCTGGAAACTGAAATAGTAGGCAGAATGACATGGGGCATGGAGTGGAGAGTCAATCACTGCTATGATGCTGCATCATCAGTGATGGGGTGGATCAGAAGTGGGGTTAGATTGTATCACTAGATTTGTGGTTGAGAGGGTCTCTTGTTCTGGTTGCAGGTGTCCACTTGAAGGCCATAGACTCCTTAATGGGGACCAGAGGGTCTGGCACAACTCTGGTGATGCTTGATCCtaagggttctcaaacttctccagAATAAAACTCCTGAGATATGTTTGCGCAGATATGTTTGCGTTGGGgaaaaggcagtgacacaatctccaggatcacaccactgcaggAGCAGGGGGGCTTTATTTAACCTAACTTACCTCTGCTGGGGTCCagagggtgcagagagccctgcagaacccTCTGCAGAGTTTCCTGCGGCttgcagaaagtgaaaatagTAGTTGTGAACCACTTTCAGTTTCACAATTGCAACCCAAAAGTGGGTCGCACTTGCTATTTTTACTTTCTAAAaaccatggggagccctgcagagggttccgcAGGGCACCCTCCTCCGAGCCCTGACAGCAAGTATGTtaaaaaaagccccccccccgcccctgcagtggcacaatcctggggatcgcgacactgcttttcctctttccccttaaggatgaggtcctcaggctggggcgtcatgatgccccagtttgagaaccactgggactTGTCACTCCCAACAAGGGTGGGGCTCTCCCTCCTTTCTCTGTTCAGATATCTCAACAGAAGTGGTGAGGGCAGCAGTGAGAGTACGATCTGCAGTATGTAAAGCACACCGTGCTTGGAGCCCTAAGCCCTTGTATGCTCCTAATGATGTACAAGGCCCCCTGCAAAGCTACACAATTTCATCACCTCAGGACTGGTGATGAAATGGCAGAATAATCCGAGCACTTTATCAGCTTACCTGCTCAAGGATATAGGCGCCTATCCTCCATCTTACATAATATCGAATAGGGATGATAAGTGTGTACAAAACATGAAGAAAAGCAAAAGCCAAGGCAACCAGGCCTAGTTGTTTTCTACAGAGCATCCACTGATCCAGCCAATCTGGGAAGCGACTGTATTTTGTTCCTCTGTACAACTGGAGAATAGCAGCAAAGATGCCAGGCAGGTATACCAAAGCAAGAAGGATAAGTGCCACTACGGGGCACACTTTGTTTGGAATTGAGACAGCAATACGGAAGGAAATATCCTTCTTTTTCTCAACGTAAGAGTAGATGACATCACGGATTAGGCAATAGAGGAAGAAAAACGCACTGAGGCCCAGGGCAAAATAGATAGAGTATCTCCACATTGGAAAGAGTTGCAAAGGATAATTCTCAATTTCTTTGGCTGCTAAGAGAGAACCCTTATCCAAAGGAGTAAGGCCAAGACTTCGAATGATATCCATCACTTTTTCTTTGGATTTGCTATCATTGCCACAGACAAATAcctaaaacaaagcaaaaacaagaaTAAAAAACCAAATCGCTTCATTATTTCAAATGCTTCTCTTGGATATGTCAGTAAGAAAATTACAAGGGGATCTGGTCCATACCTATTTAGGGTGGTCGCTTAGCTACTGTTTATGGAAGGCTTCTGGAAGGCCAGGGTTTGGTTAAATTGAGGGGAGCCAAGGACCAggatttctttatttaaaatatttgggacccacttttcctCCCTTAACATGGGATGCCCAAGGTCACTAACAAGAATTAAAAAACAGGATCTTTTAAAAGCAGGTTTGACTCAGGGATCTTCTGGTCACAACTGGGAgttccggtcatgtccaggagacGTTCTGAGGCATGGGACTCAGtgtccccatgcctcagaacacctcccagatgtgaccaggagACACTTGAGGTTCTCCCTCCCTGCatattcaattatctgtggaaattggtatctgtggattccccatggatactgagggtctgttctctctctctctctctctctcacacacacacacacacacacacccaatatgAGCAAAACCATGAAAAATGGACATTCATCTCAGCCTCTCTGGCTTCCCTTTATATGTGGCCATCTTTTGTCCATAGATGTCCTCACCTGTCTGCTTGCATCCAAAGCGCCTGACTGCAGAGCCCAGGCCGACACGGTGTTAAATGCTTTTACCACCTTACTGCCTGGCAGCAACTGAGCAAGATATTCAGCATTGGATTCCGGGTATTGGTTAATTTTCAGGTTATTGCTCACATCCACAAGCACTTTCCCATGGAGAACTTCCTTTAGATCTTCCAGAAAGCTGTAATGGATTCTGTGAACTGCTAGAATAATAATGTTGGATGTTTCTGCAGCTTCTGCATGAGGTAGCACTGCGGCGCCTTTTGGGATCAATCCAGAAGCATGACCACTTCGGCTTCCAAATACTATAGAATAGCCACACTGCATCATCTTGTTTCCTAGAGATCTTCCAAAATCTCCTGTTCCAAAAATACACACAGTTGGCTTCTTGTTTGACAAATCTGTAGTAAGCGGGATTGTTGTGGCGTTCTTCTCCATAATTGACAAGTATGATGTTGCCTACAaagatacaaaatcatgcattttaACCCTTGTTAATTATATAATCATTTACAAGGAATAAAATAACTCTAGGCAGTCTGATTCTCTACATGCATTGGTATTTCAGGATTTGAaacttggggaggggctgtagaTCAGTGGAAGGACACATGGTTGTTGAAGGTCCCAGAATGAATccctgctatctctaagtaaggctgggaaagagccctgcctgagaccctggggTCCCACTGCCCATCAATAGAGGCAGTACTGAACTAGGGGGAATCAATGGCCTGACTTGGTATAAAACACCTTCTGATGTTCCGATTTCACACCCCCTCCACAAATTAGCAAAGAATGTTGCTTAGTGGTTTATAGATCCCATATAGATTTATGGAGGGTTGCATGAGATCAGCTGCACTCATCTCAAAACCTTGCTTTTTGCTGGCACTGGCCAGCACAGGACACACTTGACTAGTTttcttcagttctgttttttatGTGACCTCTCTGTTCTATCTTGTcattgcctcctccctccccaatccGCTAATGAAGAATATTTTAAGTAAAGTAGTTCTGATGCTCTCTTTTAGGGTGCCGTGAATAGGTATGTCTTATCTGTATGGGTGTTCTTTAATTTTAAGAGTTGTCTGTGTTCAGAGACAACTGTGTGTGTTCAGGGTTTACGACTGATCCCAAACTGAAACAGAAAATGAGTGTATATTAGTGATGGttcacccagtggcatagttgGACGACTGCAGGAAGCAATGCAAATCAGAGCTATTCCAGAAGTGGAAGGTGATGTTATGTTGTCACTGGGCACTAGCGAGCTCAGCGATGCTGTTGACTTCACCAACCTGAAGTAACACTGAAAATAAGGTACTTTCAGCTGGAGACTTTAGAGAGCAGAACAGGCATagagttcccaaactcctcttgctgggggtgggtgtgggtgtgtgtgtcttaGGAGTTCAACCAGTTTGCTTACAGGCTTTCCCATTTTCTACTCAGCCAAGCACCATAGCAGTAAATTATTGGCCCAGTCCTAAAAGAGCATTTTGCCAGCATAACATGGTCTGTggttgtcacaaatgtgacactgCCAGAGAGTGAGGTCTGGCCGCTGCCCAGAGTGTTGAGTGGCAGGTCAGTGCAGAAACAGATGTTGAATGCCTGTCAGCTGAATTAAGGCTGCACAAGagctgggtgggtggtggggaggtggtggaacaggggggtgggtgaaatggatggtgatgggggcaggagggagagcagttcgggcccaggaagggggcaggttcagcatcATTGCCATTAGAAATTTAGCCATTTGTACAGAAATCGCTGAGGCACTAGGCTATTAAAAGTTTGTATTTCATATAATACCCTTttacatttgaattttttttattctgatcATTCTATAAAGTTAACCTACAAGAAGTGAAACCAGACCTCCCAAAGGATACTATTAGTTTTTCACTATTTGAGTTGGTTTTCTGACATGCAAGACTAAGACCGAGTGACTTCTGTCATGTTGGGGGAAGGGAACCCTTTCGGATTTTGGTGCCTTGGGAGACTGAAGTGGAAGAAATTCTACAGAGCTTCCCTTTGCAGATATTCTTGGGATTCAGCACACATGAGAAGCTTGTGTTGCATGACATGTGGCTCTGAATTTAACAAGTCAGTTTTTGTCCCTTCATTTTCTTGCATagagttttttttttgaaagaggcAATATTCTCATGGAACTCCAGACTCTGGGATTGTGAATGGTGAATTGTGGTCTATGGGTTTTATGCCTGCTTCGGAAATCTTTTGCTTCTAGAATCTGGGCTCATTATATATATACCCTACTACTAAGTTCCTTTTCCCTGAAGGAGAAAAACAGCAAAGCCAGAAAGACAAATAGTTTTATGCAAGAAGATATTTTTTGGAAGTATGCCTAAGcaattattggcaaccttcagtctcgaaagactatggtatcgcgctctgaaaggtggttctggcacagcgtctagtgtggctgaaaaggccaatccgggagtgacaatcccttccacaccgggagcaagtgcagtctgtccctggtctgtctccctggctatgggccttccttctttgcctctttgcctcagactgttggcaaagtgtctcttcaaactgggaaaggccatgctgcacagcctgcctccaagcgggccgctcagaggccagggtttcccacttgttgaggtccatccctaaggccttcagatccctcttgcagatgtccttgtatcgcagctgtggtctacctgtagggcgctttccttgcacgagttctccatagaggagatcctttgggatccggccatcatccattctcacgacatgaccaagccaacgcaggcgtctctgtttcagcagtgaatacatgctagggattccagcacgttccaggactgtgttgtttggaactttgtcctgccaggtgataccgaggatgcgtcggaggcagcgcatgtggaaagcgctcagtttcctctcctgttgtgagcgaagagtccatgactcgctgcagtacagaagtgtactcaggacgcaagctctgtagacctggatcttggtatgttccgtcagcttcttgttggaccagactctctttgtgagtctggaaaacgtggtagctgctttaccgatgcgcttgtttagctcggtatcgagagaatgtgtgtcggagatcgttgagccaaggtacacaaagtcatggacaacctccagttcatgctcagagattgtaatgcagggaggtgagtccacatcctgaaccatgacctgtgttttcttcaggctgattgtcagtccaaaatcttggcaggccttgctaaaacgatccatgagctgctggagatctttggcagagtgggtagtgacagctgcatcgtcggcaaagaggaagtcacgcagacatttcagctggactttggattttgctctcagtctggagaggttgaagagctttccgtctgatctggtccggagatagatgccttctgttgcagttccaaaggcctgcttcagcaggacagcgaagaaaatcccaaacaaggttggtgcaagaacacagccctgcttcactccgcttcggatgtcaaaagggtctgatgtggagccatcgaagacaacagtgcccttcatgtccttgtggaaagatctgatgatgctgaggagcctgggtggacatccaatcttggggagaatcttgaagaggccgtctctgctgaccaggtcgaaagcctttgtgagatctatgaaggctataaagagtggctgtcgttgttccctgcatttctcctgcagttgtctaagggagaataccatatcagtggtggacctgttggctcggaatccacactgcgattctggatagacactctctgcaagtacctggagcctctttagtacaactcgggcaaacagctttcctacaacgctaaggagagagatgccgcggtagttgttgcagtcacccctgtcacctttgttcttgtacagcgtgatgatgtttgcatccctcatgtcttgaggtactccaccttctctccagcagagacagaggatttcatgcagctcagtgacgatgatctctttgcagcattttaggacttcagcagggatgctgtcttttccaggtgccttgccaaaggcaagggagtccagggccacatgaagttcttctagggttggttcactgtcaagctcttccagcacaggcaggcactcaatgttgttcagtgcttcttcggtgactacattttctctggaatatagctcagagtagtgctgcacccagcgttccatctgctgcgcccgatcctggatgacctcgtctgtggcagacttcagaggggcaattttcttctgtgttggacctagggcctgcttgataccatcatacatccccttgatgttgcccgtgtcagctgctatctgtatctcggaacagagctggagccagtagtcgttagcacatctcctggcagtctgttggactttgctgcgagcagttcggagaacctgcaggttgcgctcactgggacaggccttgtatgctgcttgagctctcctcttttcctcaatgactggtgtcaactcctcagagtgggcttcaaaccagtctgccgccttgttggtcttcttgccgaatatggacaaggcggtgttgtaaacggtattcttgaaatgttcccatctgttggatgcgtttgcgtcggccgggcctggaagagattcctcaagcgcttgtgcaaattcctccacttttctctgatcccgggtcttgctggtatcaatgcgaggtcttccttcctttttcgtgtggtacagtcgctttgtttgcagtttcactctgctgcacaccagggagtggtcagtgtcgcaggcagcaccatgataactgcgtgtgatcttgatgctgggaaggctggagcgtctggtgaggatcaggtcgagctggtgccagtgctttgatcttggatgtctccaagagactctatgttggggctttgtgttgaagaatgtgttgctgacacagagaccgtgatgacagcaaaactctagcaggcgttggccattttcgttcatcctcccagtgccaaactgacctaagcaagtgggccatgaactgttatcagcaccaactctagcattgaaatcgccgaggatgaacaatggctcttttacagggattttcttgacagtggtggccaggtcatcatagaatttgtctttggcttctgctggagacgacagagtcggtgcataagcactgatgagagtgataggtcctgctgatgactggagctgcagggacaaaattctttcacttcccacagtaggtgggatgatggatttcagcagggtatttctgaccgcaaagccaacgccatgttccctggtttcgtttggtggttttccctgccagaaaaatgagaaatttctctccttgacagatccggaatctggcagcctagtctcttgaagggcgacgatgtccatctgcagtctgctcagctccatgtcgatgacagctgttttgcgtgcgtcgtctatttcttgcaggtcatcagagaagccaggtgtcattgtcctaacgttccaggtgcccagctttagggcagtagttttctgttttctgttgcatggtgcagagttgtcgatccgcttgtcggttttcaccctaaaccccacgcaccccatgaggttaacggaccgtggcgaggcaacaccttactggctggggactgcccagcttaaggcgggcggtagctgcccaatgagatgcaatgatctctcccaccgtcggaagcagcccctggcgtcatgctctacgccaatcgagcaaagacttataaccggtaaactgctgcttcccgtgttgtgccgacgccgtatggcgaagttggagtgtcctctccagtgcgcgaagcctgggtaaagaaggtatggaggataggctgttacccatgcagcaaatcccccctctccacgtcgctggaatggtccaatggaaaggcagaagccaatacggttggttccagcggcgtcgcaggagttgccagaacgtgactgtgttcagccatgaactgcctcagggactccggctcctgattttgcctcgaggttgactcctgaagccttttccagaactggatgtagccacaaggcagtggaggtttgaggtcagagtttccttctcttagatgagctgccttcctaggctgacgagtcccatctacccggtggctgtttagtcgcctcttacgacaaatacagccaaactgagggcctattcttagcccccagcccccaggggtaacctAAGCAATAAAGGGATGCAAAGTTCTAAGGATCCTATCAGGTAGCGGCAGAAGCAACCAGTATTTTAGATTTCTGGCCCATAACAGGCCTTCCGTACAATGGTTCCCCTACACCGTTCGTATTCATGGGTGATACATTCCAAGGCCTACTGAGATTGCCCTAAACTGTGGATAGTAGTGAACCCTATATACAAGTCATTTTTTGTTTACATACATACCTATTATACAGTTATTTCACAACAACATGGCAATGAGTGTGGATAGTGAAAATGCTAAAAGCTAACTGGGTATGAGTAAAGTAGGGTAGACAGCGGACAAAGAAAAATGAGTCATGAGTGTGATGGGGTGGGAAGGTTTCACCATGTTACTCATAATGGTGCATAATTTCAAAACAAGTTTGAAATAAACTTGAAATAAATTACATTTCTAGAATCTTCCATTCAATATTTTTGGCCATGGTAAACAATGGATAACTGATATTGATAACTGAAATGGCTgaaactgaatctgcagatatagggggttctactgtatatttaacccatttttgcacagtccacgggtgtacacatttggtccctgttgcgtatatgcaactttgggcagaaatggcttaaattatgGTGTTGAAAACAAGTTTAAATGAAGGACGCTGGTCCACAAATAAGTTGCAAGAATAATGACTTTAGAACTTGTGCAAGAATAGCCCACCCTCCAACATTCACAGCTGAAAACAGGAACATGCTTCCAACACTGCTATTGTCTGGCCACGGATCACTGCCTAAGGCCACCTGCAGGGGTCACTGCATGTTGCAGATGACTCAACTCCCATTTGCTGAATATTGTATTCATATAGTACTCTGCAGCAGCGTGGCTTCCTCTGAATTAAGAGCCATAGGGGGTGTTTTATTTCAATTAAAGACTGaatagaaaaaataaaactgttctaTGTTATCAATAAAATGCCTCAGCAGTTGCAGGTGTGTGCACTGCATGTGGCCTCAGTATACTTGTACATGACATTGAATATGTGTGAActtaaagataaaaaaaaaagagtctcaCTCAGTAATTCCCTAAAGATGGGGCTGGGAGGAGAGGATGAACTTTGAAAAATGACAGCTCTGGAGGTTCACCCTTATAAAGTTTTAATTCTAGTTACtggctaatggcccagtcctaacaaacCCCCTCCACTGATGTATCTAAACCACTGAAATGCACACCACATCCTGCAGagtgggcagtcccagaggtctcctttaggtaagggaacattggccTAAATCAGTgcctctcacacttttagcaccaggacccactttttagaatgagaatctgtcagaacccactggaagtgatgtcatgactggaactgacatcatcaagcaggaaatttttaacaatcctaggctgcacttctacccacacttacccaggaataagtctcattcactgttaaaagcatatacatagtaacctgttagaAGCACAAATCTGTCACACTTCCTCAAATGCAGACATACACCATCGTAGCGCCatgcctaatatattaaaaattaaatactgaaatgaatggggacccacctgaaatgggctcacgacccacctagtgggtcccgacctacagtctgagaaacactggcctaaatggatttactcagacctgtgccaattaGGTGGCGCTGCTGAGTTCTGGAATGATGGGTTCTATTCACCAGGATGAGTTCTATTCACCAGGATGAGCGGCAGCAGTAAGGCAGCCAGCAGTGGTGCCACATTCAACTGCTTATTGaggggggatttcaagccaattggacccagggtaggtgggtgggagggccATCCAGCGGCAATGCTTTGCTTTCCTTATGACGGCTCCATCTGGAAGATTCAACTACAGAAAGAGGTACCAGCTGCAGTTGTGGGTTAAATTGGTCAAGTtgccctaaagccagccctgctcttggGTCTGTGGGGCTCTTGGTGCGCCTTTGCACAGCTCCCAGCAGCTTGACGTTTGCATCCTGCAGAAGAAACCTCAAAATCAGGCAGGTGCTGCTGAATTCTAGAATGATGGACACTTTCAAGGTCCAAGGCCTA is a window of Tiliqua scincoides isolate rTilSci1 chromosome 5, rTilSci1.hap2, whole genome shotgun sequence DNA encoding:
- the STEAP4 gene encoding metalloreductase STEAP4 → MEKNATTIPLTTDLSNKKPTVCIFGTGDFGRSLGNKMMQCGYSIVFGSRSGHASGLIPKGAAVLPHAEAAETSNIIILAVHRIHYSFLEDLKEVLHGKVLVDVSNNLKINQYPESNAEYLAQLLPGSKVVKAFNTVSAWALQSGALDASRQVFVCGNDSKSKEKVMDIIRSLGLTPLDKGSLLAAKEIENYPLQLFPMWRYSIYFALGLSAFFFLYCLIRDVIYSYVEKKKDISFRIAVSIPNKVCPVVALILLALVYLPGIFAAILQLYRGTKYSRFPDWLDQWMLCRKQLGLVALAFAFLHVLYTLIIPIRYYVRWRIGAYILEQAFNNKTDPFINSSGWIHDSYLSCGILGFFFFLLLGITSLPSVSNNVNWREFRFVQSYLGYLTLVLCTAHTLLYGSRRFLNAGTYPWFLPAVYILSLIIPCIVLVMKFVLVFPCLDRPLTAIRQGWERKSKSSNNRCGSSV